The following are encoded together in the Phycisphaerae bacterium genome:
- a CDS encoding electron transfer flavoprotein subunit beta/FixA family protein, with protein MSYDCVVCVKQVPDTANITGEAMKADGTVNRAALPAIFNPEDLHALEAALGVRETHGGTVTAVTMGPPTACEVLRDCLYRGADRAILVTDRRAAASDTLATSYILSRAVKTLGKFDIVFCGRQAIDGDTAQVGPQMAEKLGIPQVTYLEQIVELAGRTIRARRNVGNGWEIVECRLPVLMTVLDTANQPRPAAAKRIMLYKRARAEAEIAADVAQQMPQASADEQAREVSRRAADLKSRKLLIEQWDLEDIGADLAWCGMSGSPTKVHRIQSIVLKKEGYAEVPATEEGIRKMIHELIVDHTLG; from the coding sequence TTGAGCTACGATTGCGTTGTATGTGTCAAGCAGGTCCCGGATACTGCCAACATCACCGGCGAGGCCATGAAGGCCGATGGAACGGTGAATCGTGCGGCCTTGCCTGCCATCTTCAATCCGGAGGATCTGCATGCTCTCGAAGCGGCTCTGGGGGTCCGCGAGACGCACGGGGGTACGGTGACTGCGGTTACGATGGGGCCGCCGACCGCTTGTGAGGTGCTGCGGGACTGCCTGTACCGAGGGGCGGACCGCGCCATTCTGGTGACGGATCGTCGTGCCGCGGCCAGCGACACACTCGCGACCAGCTACATCCTGTCACGAGCCGTCAAAACCCTCGGCAAGTTCGACATTGTCTTCTGTGGTCGTCAGGCCATTGATGGCGATACCGCCCAAGTCGGTCCACAGATGGCTGAAAAATTGGGCATTCCGCAGGTTACGTACCTGGAACAGATCGTGGAGTTGGCAGGGCGGACGATCCGGGCACGCCGCAATGTCGGCAACGGCTGGGAGATTGTGGAATGCCGGCTGCCGGTGTTGATGACGGTGCTTGATACGGCCAACCAGCCGCGGCCGGCGGCGGCCAAACGGATCATGCTGTACAAACGAGCCCGAGCGGAGGCCGAGATTGCCGCGGACGTCGCCCAGCAGATGCCGCAGGCGTCGGCCGATGAGCAGGCGAGGGAGGTCTCCCGCAGAGCGGCTGATCTCAAGAGCCGCAAGCTGCTGATCGAGCAGTGGGATCTGGAGGACATTGGAGCGGATCTGGCCTGGTGCGGCATGTCGGGTTCGCCGACAAAGGTCCACCGAATCCAGTCGATTGTGTTGAAGAAAGAAGGATACGCCGAGGTTCCCGCGACGGAGGAGGGTATCCGAAAAATGATTCACGAGCTGATTGTGGATCATACACTGGGGTGA